A genomic segment from Orientia tsutsugamushi str. Boryong encodes:
- a CDS encoding ribonuclease HII, whose protein sequence is MNPNLNIEQDNASEIVAGVDEAGRGPLAGPVVAAAVVVNQSIMIDDIKDSKVLSKSKRESCYDKITNSYYYSIGIASVQEIDKYNILEATKLACIRAVKNLAIIPTKVLVDGNMNFTDNRFISIVRGDQICYSISSASIVAKVTRDRIMQILHKEYPVYGWNQNCGYGTKLHIDAIKTYGQTIHHRVSFKFKGNINHSAILGNMV, encoded by the coding sequence ATGAATCCTAACTTAAATATTGAACAAGATAATGCCTCTGAAATAGTTGCTGGTGTAGATGAAGCTGGCAGAGGTCCATTAGCTGGACCAGTAGTAGCTGCTGCTGTAGTTGTCAACCAATCAATTATGATCGATGATATTAAAGATTCAAAAGTTTTATCTAAATCCAAAAGAGAAAGTTGCTATGATAAGATTACTAATAGCTACTACTATAGTATTGGTATAGCATCAGTTCAAGAGATTGATAAATATAATATTTTAGAAGCAACAAAGCTTGCATGTATAAGAGCTGTTAAGAATTTAGCAATCATACCCACAAAAGTGCTAGTAGATGGCAATATGAATTTTACTGACAATAGATTTATTAGTATAGTTCGTGGTGATCAGATTTGCTACTCTATATCATCTGCTTCAATAGTAGCAAAGGTAACAAGAGATCGCATAATGCAGATTTTACACAAAGAGTATCCAGTTTATGGTTGGAATCAGAATTGTGGGTATGGAACTAAACTGCATATTGATGCAATTAAAACTTATGGTCAAACTATACATCATAGAGTTAGCTTTAAATTTAAAGGCAATATCAACCATAGTGCGATATTAGGGAATATGGTATAA
- a CDS encoding DUF2312 domain-containing protein, with protein sequence MSENVVSSNQLKQIIEKIERLEVEKANITEDIQAVYAEAKSYGLDTHTLKQVIKIKKMDKSKFKEQEELLETYLSALGIIKSC encoded by the coding sequence ATGTCAGAAAATGTTGTCTCTAGTAACCAACTCAAACAAATTATTGAAAAAATTGAAAGATTAGAAGTAGAAAAAGCTAATATAACCGAAGACATTCAAGCAGTATATGCTGAAGCAAAAAGTTATGGATTAGACACTCATACACTGAAGCAAGTAATTAAAATCAAAAAAATGGATAAAAGTAAATTTAAAGAACAAGAAGAATTACTTGAGACTTACTTAAGTGCTTTAGGAATAATTAAGAGTTGTTAA
- a CDS encoding HdaA/DnaA family protein: MQHTINFPNNSKFLEEDYIVASSNFDAYQLIKNWPSMWGITPYSRSLLVCGPASSGKTYLANIWQRYANAVFMSSSDNIDQFYQTKPSFIIEDIDKTHWSDKKLLHIFNILHENNKFLMLTCSMHPTNFILPDLTSRLSAVLTIKLHRPDDEMMKIVLMKAFSERSLKVSNEIINYLSSRLTREFSIIHETVKLIDKYSLEHKRNITIPLLKELLK; the protein is encoded by the coding sequence ATGCAACATACTATAAATTTTCCAAATAACTCCAAATTCTTAGAAGAAGATTATATTGTTGCAAGTTCAAACTTTGATGCATATCAGTTAATTAAAAACTGGCCTTCTATGTGGGGAATAACTCCATATTCTAGATCCTTACTTGTTTGTGGCCCAGCTTCTTCTGGTAAAACTTACTTAGCAAACATTTGGCAAAGATATGCTAATGCAGTTTTTATGTCTAGCTCAGATAATATTGATCAATTTTATCAAACGAAACCAAGCTTTATTATAGAAGATATAGATAAAACCCATTGGTCAGATAAAAAGTTATTACATATTTTTAATATATTACACGAAAATAATAAATTTTTAATGCTAACATGCAGTATGCATCCTACTAATTTTATATTACCAGATCTTACTTCTAGACTAAGCGCTGTTTTAACTATAAAGCTTCATCGACCAGATGATGAAATGATGAAAATTGTTTTAATGAAAGCGTTCTCTGAACGTTCGCTGAAAGTATCAAATGAAATTATTAACTACTTATCCTCCAGGCTAACTAGGGAATTTAGTATAATTCATGAAACAGTAAAATTAATTGATAAGTATTCATTAGAACATAAACGCAACATCACCATTCCATTACTCAAAGAGCTACTTAAGTAG
- a CDS encoding tRNA (adenosine(37)-N6)-dimethylallyltransferase encodes MNDVFIIAGPTASGKSELAMLLAQKFNGVIINADSMQIYKEIPIITASPSISEKKQVDHYLYNYVSIFHSDINELNSFDNISQSKVNANYNNINLQQSITKHLTDRRYSVAQYVQEACKIIRSVIHALKLPIVVGGSGMYIKALVYGIHHIPEITCEIRMQVQDLYKKLTKQEFYQKLIDLDPISKNYIHSSDAQRMIRAYEVALQTNKSIFSYHNSKLVSPLECYNVKKIILLPDRQLLYQNCNQRFAKLATNGELVDEITKIKPYYDHISISAKKALGINEIISYLNQELTIEEAITIAQQKIRQYAKRQLTWFRNQTINGYTLHYQSMSELYKAQVNDVFFN; translated from the coding sequence ATGAATGATGTATTTATAATTGCTGGACCTACAGCTAGTGGTAAATCTGAACTAGCAATGTTATTAGCTCAGAAATTCAATGGTGTTATTATTAATGCTGACTCAATGCAAATATATAAAGAAATTCCAATAATTACAGCTTCTCCAAGCATTTCAGAAAAAAAGCAAGTTGATCACTATTTATATAATTATGTATCAATTTTTCATTCTGATATTAATGAACTTAATTCCTTCGATAATATTTCTCAATCTAAAGTAAATGCTAATTATAATAATATAAACTTACAGCAATCTATAACAAAACACTTAACAGATAGGAGGTATTCGGTAGCGCAGTATGTACAAGAAGCTTGTAAAATTATTAGAAGTGTTATACATGCATTAAAATTACCAATTGTTGTTGGAGGTAGTGGAATGTATATTAAGGCACTAGTTTATGGTATTCATCATATTCCTGAAATAACTTGCGAGATTCGTATGCAAGTTCAAGATCTCTATAAAAAACTAACTAAACAAGAATTTTATCAAAAATTAATAGATTTAGACCCTATTTCTAAGAATTACATTCATTCAAGTGATGCCCAGAGAATGATTAGGGCATATGAAGTTGCACTGCAAACTAATAAATCAATTTTTAGTTACCATAACTCTAAACTAGTTTCTCCTCTTGAATGTTACAATGTAAAAAAAATAATATTGTTACCAGATAGGCAGCTTTTATATCAAAACTGTAATCAAAGATTTGCTAAGCTAGCAACTAATGGAGAATTAGTAGATGAAATAACTAAAATAAAGCCATATTATGATCACATTAGCATTTCAGCCAAAAAGGCGCTAGGCATTAATGAGATAATCTCATATCTTAATCAAGAACTAACAATTGAAGAAGCTATAACAATAGCTCAGCAAAAAATTAGACAATATGCCAAAAGACAATTAACTTGGTTTAGAAATCAGACAATTAATGGATATACATTACATTATCAAAGTATGAGTGAGTTATACAAAGCACAAGTCAATGATGTTTTCTTTAATTAG
- a CDS encoding ComF family protein, with product MMFSLISSWLQIIIYPLIILLNYFFPRQCLTCQQLIQSALPAGLCSTCWNKINFITLPFCQKCGRALPYDYGADVICLKCCHAVPNYELARALLIFNEDSKFLIHAFKYYDKPLIAMMLAQLLYVRYQYNILSADYIIPVPIHRFKLLLRGYNQAQVLGKYLSDIAKLPIKSNILIKYKWTKSQTKLTKKERIKNISGSFKINNSEIIKNKKIILLDDVVTTGTTVNLCAKLLKNAGAKSVFVLCIAYT from the coding sequence ATGATGTTTTCTTTAATTAGTTCTTGGTTACAAATAATCATCTATCCGTTAATAATATTATTAAATTATTTTTTTCCAAGACAATGTTTGACATGCCAACAGCTTATTCAAAGCGCATTACCAGCTGGATTATGTTCAACTTGTTGGAATAAAATCAACTTTATTACTTTGCCATTTTGTCAAAAATGCGGCAGAGCTTTGCCTTATGATTATGGAGCTGATGTAATTTGCCTGAAATGTTGCCACGCTGTACCTAATTACGAATTAGCAAGAGCATTATTAATTTTTAATGAAGATAGTAAATTTTTAATTCATGCTTTCAAATATTATGACAAACCTTTAATTGCAATGATGTTAGCGCAATTATTATATGTACGTTATCAATATAATATTTTATCTGCAGATTATATAATACCAGTACCTATACATCGATTTAAACTTTTGTTACGAGGATACAACCAAGCACAAGTCTTAGGTAAATATTTATCGGATATTGCTAAGCTACCTATAAAATCCAACATATTGATCAAGTATAAATGGACTAAATCACAAACTAAGTTAACGAAAAAAGAGCGCATAAAAAACATCAGTGGAAGCTTTAAAATTAATAACTCAGAAATTATAAAAAATAAAAAAATAATATTGCTAGACGATGTTGTTACAACTGGAACAACTGTTAACTTATGTGCTAAGCTTCTTAAAAATGCTGGAGCAAAAAGCGTATTTGTGCTTTGCATTGCATATACTTAA